The following are encoded in a window of Candidatus Fluviicola riflensis genomic DNA:
- the arsC gene encoding arsenate reductase (glutaredoxin): MADEEKIQIYHNAMCSKSREGMCMLEELGDEVEIVEYTKNPLTEEQLSELIAKLGIRPKQLVRTKEEIYKTKFADRKMTPKQWIKAMIKYPELMERPIVVKGNKAVIGRPPTLITELIQS, translated from the coding sequence ATGGCCGACGAAGAAAAAATACAGATTTACCACAATGCGATGTGCTCTAAAAGTCGTGAAGGAATGTGCATGCTCGAAGAATTGGGCGACGAAGTAGAAATTGTCGAATACACCAAAAATCCGCTCACCGAAGAACAACTTTCGGAATTGATCGCCAAATTGGGAATTAGGCCGAAACAATTGGTTCGTACCAAGGAAGAAATCTATAAAACCAAATTCGCCGACCGCAAAATGACGCCCAAACAATGGATCAAAGCGATGATCAAATACCCCGAATTGATGGAACGCCCGATTGTGGTGAAAGGAAACAAGGCAGTGATTGGCCGTCCACCAACATTGATTACCGAACTTATTCAATCATAA